The following DNA comes from Hordeum vulgare subsp. vulgare chromosome 3H, MorexV3_pseudomolecules_assembly, whole genome shotgun sequence.
CTCTTTATATTGACAAAATGCTGAGCTATGTGCTATTGAGTAGTACTAATTGGCAGAGAGGTCATTTCATGCCTCCTTGTATTGACGAATTGAGAATTCGGAAATGACCCATTTGTATGGACGGATTGCAAAGTCATTCCTGATTCTTCACTGCATTTCACTTGGTGAAACGGGGCCGCGTATCCAGGACACGCTGTTGTGCTTTCGAGCTCTTTGTGTGACCTGCGCCTGGGCATTGGCTTACACCTCTCTGCTTCTCCTGTCGATTGTTAGCCATCAACATCATCGACCGACAAGTCGGATTTCTTTTCCCCCACGGCTCTTACGTGCCACGGATTTGCAACGGCATGTGGTGATCTTCATCGACAATACTTGCAGCAAAGATGAGATGAGATATTTTAAAGGGGATATACAACTTCATCCAAAAAGATACTGATATTGCCGAGCTCGACAAGTGTCGGCATGAGAATATGTGTACGTCAAACCCCTaatccaaaaataaataaataacatatGGTCCTCAGGCAGACCCAGTGCTATTTTTCACTTAGCCCTCCTTTGGTTTGGAGGATTCTGTAGGAATTTTATAAGATAGGATTTCTATAAAAAAATCCATTTAGGCCTCTTTTGGTTCATAGGGTAGGAGAATCATAGGGAAAGAAAAATTATAGAAAATAAAATGTCATAGGAAGAGAGATGTCATTTGGTCCACATAATAGGATTTTTTTTCTACTGAGTTTGGGTTAATGTTTATTGTAGTATGAATTACGAAGGATAGGAAGAATTCCTTCACAGAAATATAGGTTTTTCCCCGTAAAAATCCTATCCGATAGAATTCGTATAAAGTTCATATTCTCTATATTCAGTAGAGAGTTTATAGAAATTTTGTAATAGGGCGGTTATTTGAATTTATACATGTGGCGCTCCTCAATCCTTCTTTTTAAAAAACAATTATATATATGTCTATAAAGCAAAGAACCACAAAGTCACTTGTGCGAAGAATGCAACACAAATTCTATAATAACTACCGAAAAACACAAAACGATGGTGGCCCAGTACGGCTGTAGTCTAGTGAAGGAATAGACAAGCCAGCCAATGAAATGGAGAGAAAAAGATCAAATACAGAGGAAGATATCTTGCGCTCCAGAATACTCACATCTGATAGGCCCGCTTCACATTCACACCATCCACACCAACCCATAAAGAAAATATTCTCAAGCAATATACTAGCAATATAGTAACCATTAATAATAATACAGCTTAAACTAGTAcagtataaaataaaaatactccctccgtttttaaatataagtctttttaaatattccactagaggactacatagggagcaaaatgattgaatctacactctaatgtatgtttatatacatctgtatgtagtttttcTACAGAAACTCTTAAAAGTCTTATActgtatttaggaacagagggagtagcaaaaaaaatttaaaagaaaaggagaaaaggGGAAGGGGAACCAGATGCCCGGAAACTGGAACCAGGAAATCCCTAGTTCCCCACGCGATCCTCTTCCTCTATAAAGCCTCGCCCCCCCGCGACACAGATGCACCCAGTCACCCACTGACCCCCCCACGCCACGCCATCGTCGCCCCATCAACGCAGCTCGCATAACATTTGCATCGTCCCCTCCCTCCGTTTTGCCCCATGGCGGACCAGCTCAGCGAGGAGCAGATTGGCGAGTTCAAGGAGGCCTTCAGCCTCTTCGACAAGGACGGCGACGGTACCGATTTcccgcccccctcccctcccctcttccGCATTAGAGGCGTGATCTCGCGCGGACGCCGTCCCGATCGATCCGGCCCGGGATCGCGGATCCCGCCCTGCCAGGCGCGGTTTGGTCCCGCGTCGTGCGATGCGCGCCTAGATCTGATGGCGTTGCCGGGGCCGTGGCGGTTTTGTTTGCGCGCGGCGATTTGGTGGTTTCGGCGTTGTTTCCTATGGCAATCGAGGCGCCTGCGCGGTGGCGATTTCAATCCGCTCCGCGGTCTGGGCCTGTTTTTCGTTAGAGGCGCGCAGTTTGTCTGCGGGGAGAGGAGTTTATGCATTGCGGTGTGCGTTTTGTGCTTGTAGGCTTCCGGTGATTTGACACCCGGCGTCGTGTTCGGGCGTCTTGTGAAATGATCTCAGGAACAAGGACGGGGTAAATATGCGCACCATTCTGCTGTTTGGATGACGGTCATCATACCATATCGTAATATGTGAGCACGTAGCTGTGAACTGAATTGCGGAATTGGACAATAAATAAGTTTTGGGATCAATGCTATTTGGAGGACCACATGCTGCTGGTCGTTGAACCAGACCTGGTAATCACAGCCTTTTTTATCTTCAGGGAACCATATTAATTCTGAAAGAACAGTATTCCAAGGTAGTGGCCTGGTGGTTGAAGAAGGTGTTGTCACTTGGCTTGCTTACCATGCTTCCATTTCATTCGTATCAGATTCCTGACGTGTTGCTGCATCTAGTTACGTCTTGGGCCAAGAAATATCTGCTCTAAGCCCCTGGCCATTCAGTTTAGCATCGACAACGTGGGTGTAATGTGGGTTGTTCTGTTAGTTACTTTCTATGGAATCTTATTGTGTCAGAGTAAACATATGGAAAAGGCTTACGGCCTCTTTGATTCAAAGGAATTCTATAGGATTTCTGGAGGATTGAAATCCTTAGGAATTTTTCCTACGTTGGGCCTTTGATTCGTAGGATTGGATCTCATAGGAATTTTTCCTATAGAatattttgtactccctccgttcctaaatataagaccttttagagattacactatggaCCTTTTAGGAAATCTAATATCCACTCCAACCTCTTTTtacaattcctttgtttttcctTGGCATCAAACACTCATTGCTAATCCTATAGGATTCAAGTGGGCATGCCACTCCAACCCTATACTTTTCCTATTCCTACGTTTTCAAAATCCtacgaatcaaagaggcccttaAGAATAAAGTGGCCATGGACGAGTATTGTTAGAAAAAGGTGGTGATGGAGCAGAATCTAGGTCTGCTCGGAGTTGGTGGTCCATATTGGCTTAGAATATAATAGAACACTTGAAGAATGTTGGACCATTCAATAATTCAATTGAAACCCTTGACGTGTCGTTTATTCAATCCCCCATTCCTGAATATACTGTTTCAAATTGTCAATCGTTTGACAATAGTTCTTTATAGGTAGTTTGGATGTGAAATGTCATTAATTAGATCTGTGCTTACGTTGAACTGGTGTTTCTGCTGCCTGTAGTGGAGGATGTAGGATTTTTACTAGTGCATGTTCCGTATATCTGTACCTGAATTCAATTATATGCCGGGTGATGCCCTATGTAAATTGTTAGATAGTTTGTCTTTTGCTATTTGACTTGAAAATAAACTGAATGAGTTTCCATACTGATGACTTAACATGGGTATTAATAGaagttcatcatcatcataaataagTCTTGTCATTCTATTGATTGACACACTGTACTGTGAAAGACGCAAGGACAGAAGAGAACACAATAAACACCTGCATCCTAATTTATCTGCTGCCACCTGCCATATATCCCATTTGTGTTTGGAATCTGTCATTTATGTAGAAATAAGCTATTTAAAAATATTGCCCAAATTCCTTTGAATGCTTTATGCATATTATTGAACCAAAGTATTGATAATTTAtgctatttattattattatgtcAGGTAATGTTTATGTCCTCTTTATTTCTGCATGAAGTTGCTGtgctttatactccctccgttcctaaatataagtcttttaagcgatttcactaagggactacatacggagcaaaatgagtgaatctacactctaaagtatatctatatacatccgtatgtagtcctctagtggaatctctaaaaagacttatattatggaacggagggagtaactgaTTGTGTTATCTAATGGGAGATTTTTTTAATAACCAGATTTTTTGATCACTTAACCCAGCTTGGGTGTTCTGTGACCATTGAAAGTGCACTTTCAGGTGTTAGTTGGGTTTATGTTCCCTGAATAAAAATGGTTATCCTgatgagatgaattcttcaacttGTTTAGACCAAATCTTTGCACTTTCTTCTGTCTATTTGTGGTCACTACATTTATAAGTTTTACTAATACTTGACAGCACATTGCACATATTCTCTCTTATGTCTGTCTTACCATGAGCCGGTGTAATTTCTCAGGTAGCATCACCACCAAGGAGCTTGGAACCGTGATGCGCTCCCTTGGCCAGAACCCTACCGAGGCGGAGCTGCAGGACATGATCAACGAGGTGGATGCGGACGGCAACGGCACCATTGACTTCCCAGAGTTCCTGAACCTGATGGCCCGCAAGATGAAGGACACCGACTCGGAGGAGGAGCTCAAGGAGGCGTTCCGTGTCTTTGACAAGGACCAGAACGGCTTCATCTCCGCGGCGGAGCTCCGCCAGGTGATGACCAACCTCGGGGAGAAGCtgtcggaggaggaggtggaggagatggTCCGGGAGGCGGACGTGGACGGCGACGGCCAGATCAACTACGACGAGTTCGTCAAGGTCATGATGGCCAAGTGAGGAACAACCACCACCCTCTGAAATAACCCCTTTCTATTTTCCGCCGAATAACGAGCCGTCTGGCACTCCTACTTCATAACAATTTCTACTTTATTACCGTGCGCGCTGCTGGTACTGACACTTGTTGGCTAGGTGTAGTCACTGAGGGGAGAAGGGCCAGAtattatttttttccttcttgtCTTGGCCACGGACTTCTCCTGTACTCGCTGGATTCGGTGTTTTCCTAATTTCCTTGGTTGGGTTGCTTCTTGGTTCATGTTTGTCGTTCGGTTTGTTGTTGATTGAAAGTTACACTGATTTTGCCACCACACGATACGTTCGTTGCTCCATCGTTTTCATTTGGTACTTTCTGGACGGAAAGCCTGCGCCACCGGATCGCATCGCGCTCGTGAAGTCGGAGTTGGAATTTTCGAACTGCGTTAGCGTAGCAATCAGCCGTGGAGCCTCTCTGTTGCTTACTACGTTTGTAGAGACCCTTCATCGAGTCGTGCGTGCCACAGAATTGCAGCGTAGGCCGTTGTCACGGACGAATGTGATGCCTGGTCGGTCGTCTCCGCCCGGGAACTCGATGTGACGGCAGGTAACGTGGCTGCAAGCCTGCAATTCCCGACGAGCCGTGCCAAATGCAGCGGTGGCGGCTTCTGGAAATCGGTCCCTATGCTGGctagaagaagatgaagatggatgAACGCGACGCCATTGTCTCGGTCGATGGATGCAGTCGTGCTGAGATATACGCATATCATACGCCGACATGGCCAGTGGACGTGCTTTCCTGGTGGAATAACTGGGCGGGAGGTGGCCATCGTTGGAGAACATATGCCATCCAGACCCTTTTCGGCCGGCGGCTCCAAGATGCTGAGCGTAGCTTCTATTTGATTATCTTGCGCTCGTCTGGTATAAAGTGAAAGATCGTCATTGCAAAAAAAAGGGCAAGACTAGGATTTTATAAGAGAAATATATTATTCGTTTTCTCGGTTTGCATCTTTACTCCCGGGCCTTTTGCTGCACCCGGCCCTCGGTGAACGGACATGAGCTCTTGTGCAGATTCTTTAGAtgaaaggaaaaaggaaagggaCGAAGCTTCTCTTATGCATTTGTGACCCTGTTTGTGCAGGAGAAGGGATAAGAGGGTAGAGGAGAGGAGGGCGCCGCCGGCCAGGAAGAGCGCGGCAGGGGCATCGCCATCCGGTGCAAAGAGTGGCAACAAATGCATAATCCTCTAGTTGAAAGTTGAAACCATCGAACGTGCCTAGCGTGTGTGGTGCGCTGGTCCCCGACCGAGCAAGGCGTCTGAGCTGTTGTATGTatcagtgtgtgtgtgtgtgtgtgtgttgggagCTATGCTACGCTCCCGGAAATGGAAATGGAAATGGCTGTATAACATCGAACAGCTCCCTGTGTATGATGGTGATCGAAAGGAATAACAGCGTGCCGCTGATGCTTTGCTGTCTAGAGGATGACAGGTACGTTTTGGTTTATGCTCCCTCCGTTTCGAAATAAATGACGTGGTTTTAGTTCAGTGTTTAAGCCGCGTAATCTTGTTGGACTAACATCATAGGCCTACTACGACTATACCCATCCTTCGAATCGAAGTAAATAAAGAAAGAAACAAAGTGCTCTCTATCTTGCAAAAGATTAAGGACCAGTTCTTTTGATAGCTtttttgggcttctagaataagctgcccctacccagacagcttattctaaaaacccaattaaaaatatatttttagaagCCTAGTAATCAAGACTTAATTAATAgacttaaaaatatatatttaattgGGTTTCTAGAATAAATTTGATAGGAGGCAGCTTATTTCAGCTTCTAGAAGCTACGAAAAGAACTGGCCCTGTGTATAGGCAAGACGTGGCGGAGCTTGAGACTTCGATCACCAACAGGTGGACAGATCCACCGCCGGATGTGGCGTAGCGCACGGCCGCCCGGTCTCGTCGGGTCTCGGTGGCGACTGGAGACTGGGCCTGTCAGATGGGCCTTTTACGCCTACGCTGTCACTTGAGCCGGCCCGCAAGGCCTCGCCCCCTTCGCCGACGGCGGGGGTCGCCGCCGCCgttgctcaaaaaaaaaaaaaaaaaaacaaccgCCGCCCCATGGCCTCGGTCGGGAAAAGGCTTGCTCTGCCGCAGTGCTGTGCTGCCCCCAAACTCTTGTACAGCTCGGGTTTGGAGGCGGAGGCCGAGCGGGGAGGAGGCGGAGTCGCGGACAAGTCGAGGAACAGGGCCGAGAGTTAGGTATGTCATCTACTCATGTGATTGCATTTCTGCCCTTCCGTAGCTCATGCCCCCAGGCGCCAACTCGCGTaccatggcatataatcttgtgttagTCCACAGACTCCGAAGATGCTCGCATGATTTGCTACAACAATCAAATACTTTGATTTGGATCCACGGCCTAGCGAGAGAGATGGGGGGAGGGGATAAAAGGCTGAATTCTTAAGCGGCAATGTGCAAGCAGACCACTCGTCCTCCTAAAATGGAAGGAGATTCATGCCTGAAAACCATTACCGGCAGTAATCGAGCAATATTAGAAACTGAAAATGCTTCGATTACTGGGGAAAAAATATATTTGCCAGGAAATTACTGAATTTCGTTATAGACTGAAAATGATACAATTACTGAATTCCGGTTTACGGACGATCAATGACGATGCGGTAAAGCAAATTACCAAACATTATCTAAGCGAGTACAACAATAACAAACTAGGCGTTTCCCTTTCACCGCCCAGAAAAGAGGCTCGATTGTGACATCCCATTGGTATAGCCAGACTGGAAGGAGCTCCCCTCGTTGCCTGCTCCTGAAATCATCAGCTTGAACTGCCTTGGGATTTCACTGTCCATGGAGTAGGTTCGTCGAGGGGTCGCAGAAGCAGCTGGCAACCACACTTTGAGCCTTGAAACAACCTCGGTCATGGTTGGCCTGTTGATGGCTGTGTTTTCCACGCAGTTCATGGCAAGGTCCACCACACTCTGCAGGGAACTGGCGTCGTACTGATCCAGCAGCCTCTTGTCTACAATGTCGTGAATGCTGCCCTTAGCTATATTCTGCCGCACCCAATTTGGTAGGTGGACGGTTTGAGGGTCCATAAATACTGGCGGTTGTCCGGTGATGATCTCCAAGAGCACAATGCCAAAGCTGTAAACGTCTGTCTTGACAGTCAGTTGGAAAGTTGCATGGTACTCGGGGTCGATGCACCCAAGAGtgccagcagcagcagtagatatgtgcgtgtgagcatcattaaaagcCCGCGAAAGCCCAAAATCAGATATTATCCCCACCAGATTCTTGTCCAGAAGGATGTTGGGGGTCTTCACATCTCTGTGCACTATTGATGGGGTGCATAACTCATGTAGATATTCCAGTCCTGTAGTTTATTAAAACCCCTACTTTGTcaacacacacatacatgacctagaaaagaagaaaacacacacatacatacatggcCTAAAGGTAAACACACAACTGAAGTGCGGACCTTGTGCCGCATCAAGTGCAATATGGAGTCGTTGTTCCCATTTCACGCTATAGTCACCTCCTGCATCAATACATACCAAATTAATGCGAGTTCCATTTGGTATGTTCATGGTAGCATAAATACCATTTTCTGTATTTTTGTCTAACTAATACATGCACTTTGATCTCCAAGAGGTAACTgctcttccttctctttcttggaacatttttatatacaaatCAAGTCAACAAGTGAGCCAAGCTATTGACATATTCTTTGAATACATACCTCTCTAGTATTTTGTTTGTTGTTGGCTTTGAAAGATGTACATGTTTAGAATTTGTGACTTATCATGCCATGTTTAGGACTTATGAGTTATGACTAAGAATGTAACTGTGGCAGCCCTaatcagttacctgatactccctccgttcctaaatataagtctttctagaggttcaactaatgaactacacatgaatgtatatagacatattttagagtatagattcattcattttgctccatatgtagacacctagtgaaatatcttaaaagacttatatttaggtacggagggagtatttatgaCCATGCCATGACTAGGACATTAAGAATATGCAGCTCTAAAAATGTAGCTATGGTGGCCTCAATTGTTAGTACAGTATCTATACAGAGTAAATTTGGTCTAGCAACTCAACTATATTGACTGGCGGCAGTAACAGTTTAGACAATCAGCTACACCTTTAACATGGAAAGGTATGTATTCATAGGAGGCTGTAATCGCCTCTTAGGAGGCTGTAATCCCActtcttttcaatacaaagaaacgcaaggctctttgcgttttctcgaaaaaaaaaaCTACACCTTTAACATGGAATTCAGTTTAGCATGAAAATCCTAATTGCAGTACAATGTCAAAACCAGGGTAGTTTGGTTTTATAgtttactttttatatttaagGTCATGTCAAATTTTATGTTATGCTGCAAAGCACATTATGTTGATAGAGTTTGGAAAGTAGGCGATTCCCGATTATTTAATGAAAGCTGCGTGCATCTGGGTCTCTTTAGTTGTTGGTTTCGCAGGAAGTAAAACCCTGAATTGGTCAACTTGTTTTTAGACTGTGCATATTTTAGGATTGACTGAATAATTTGATTTTATTGAGTTGAAGTACAGATGGTATCTGTTACATCGAAACAAAAGTTACTGATAATAATCAACTGCAAGCCTAAGTTGGCTATGCTTGACAAAAACATTAATAAAAGTTATGGGAAAAACCTCCTCTTAAAAGCTGCTGAAGATTTCCTCTGGGCATGAAGTCATAAACGAGTGCTAGGCACTTCCTGTTTTGGCAATATCCTTGCAAAGTCACGAGATTCTTGTGATGAACTTTGGACAAGGTTTGCACCTGCGATAACAGATTTAGTTACCAAACATCCTAGAGCTGAAGACAGTTGCATCATTTAATTGAATATGGACTGTGGAAATGGTTTTATATGTCTTTTTGCAGACCTAACTTTGTCTTGAAGAAGGTAATAATGTGGCCTAGTCAGTTTCTTGCTATACCTCAGGGAGGAAGTCTGTTGACTCTGCTATTGATGTCTCCATTAGCACCTTAACAGCAACTTCATCACCATTTTCTAGTGTGCCATGATAAACCGTACCAAAACCTCCTTTTCCAATGGTTGATTGGAAGTCATTTGTTATGAGCTTCAGCTCTGTGTACGTGAACCGTCTGATATCAATATGTAGGGGAGTTTCCTCTTCATACATATCATAATCCTCATTGTCTCCTGACTTCCCTGCAGAATTAAGAAGTAGTGTTGTACATGCATTTATTAGGTGCGAAGCTGCTGTCTAATGTCTACCACCTATTGCAGTGATGATAGGAAATTTTAGAGCGTTGAATTTTGTTTTTACCTTTCCAGCATAATTTCCAGAGTATGCACATCACTACTAGAAGGGATACCAGTACCACCGGAACTATCACTGAGATGAGCACGGTAGACGtggtgttcttcctcttctttgaaCAGTACGCACCTTTGACGTTTGAGCATACAGGATTGCCTTCTAATCTAGTGATACAATTAAACATCATACATAAAAAATCAGCTCAAAATATATCAGCTGCTAATAGGTTATGATTAATTGATTATAACACACCTCTATTTCCGAACACAACTAACCTACTAATAGAGCTTCTAAACATCTCTACCCGACAAAAGAACAGACTACATGGTTTCTAAATCACGTGCAGTTACTAATAGGTCCTTATCTACCTCTCATTTTGAAAGCCGTAGATGACCAAAGTATTTATAGTCACTAGATGCTAGTACATGTAATTAAGGGCAAGTTTGGATCAATTTTTTCGAGAAAATACAGAGACTTTTTGCGTTTCTTTCCATTGAAAAGGTAGAGTTTATGTTACATTCCTCCTAAGAGGTACATGGGGGTGTGAAATGCAGGAAATTAATGTACATCCGGTCTGGGGCATAGTGCCAAGTGGGGCGGCTCTGGCATAGTGCTAGCAAAGTGTGGCACGGCACAAGTATGACACTAACCAAACAGTGGCCAGAAAAAGGTAAAGTCAGATGCATTTTAACCGATGCACTTAGACTATATGTGCAAAGATTGCTGCTAAACCTGGAATTATTTCTTTGATAACCAACTTTCTTGCTGAGCCTATTCCTTTTAGGTGTAGTTGTTTCGTTTTAAGAAAAAAATATAATAAGGAGTTGTGCAATGGAGCATGGCAAAACCTTAAATCCAGCAAACCGGCCTGAAATCTTTGGAGAATAGAATCAGGGATTGGTCCATCTAGCTTATTATTTGACAAGTCACTGAAAAATAATAGTAAAAATCATTCATCTAAAATTTATACCATCAACGACAAATGTAATCAGCAGTACCATCAACCACAGATGTAATCATCACATAGACTTACAGAAATTTAAGTGACTTTAATTGATAGTCTGGAATAGCTCCCGTCAAATTGTTGTGTGATAAATCCCTATATATTACGTTATTAGGGTCACAAAAGATGTCAATATAATTTCATTGAGCCCGTTAATATTATGTTGTAGGCACAACTTACAAGTTTTCAAGTGATGTCATTTTCATGAATGATATGGCAAATCCACCTCTCAATCTGCTGGTAGACAAATTTCTGCAAAACAAATTCATTTTCATACAAGTCATCTTAATTTAGTGATAGCAACAAGCTAAAATGGGTTTTGAAGATTACGTAAATACCTTTTTGTGGTTCAGGTCTACACTAAATAACATGTGCTTTAAGGTTTCAACTAAATTACATGTGTTTTGAAGATAGCCATTAAGACATGGGACTTAGTTTCTCCCTAGCGATATATGTATAAAAACGAGAACATATCTGGAGCAACATGCTAACCAAAAGGAGCTCTTGCGAGCGTTAAATTGCTTGGGGTTGATGCAATGCACTTCAAAGGTTTAGAAGATTGAATTGGAATGTTTAGAGGTTTCAGAATGTGTATGATGTAAGTCCTGGTTATGCTCTTACACTGTGACAATCCTCGGATTCTGGTTGCTCTTAGAGTAGTCACAGGTCAAACCTTCCCAGGAATACTCTCTTGGGGAGCATGGATCTCCATTCCAGGTTATTCGTGCCAAATTGTAATGTTTCTTGACTTCTTTCATGTAATTGACTACAAACCGAAAAGACAATGGAAACAAATATGAGCAGAATACTCTCTTGGGGAGCATGGATCTCCATTCCAATTTCTTTGTGCCAAATTGTAGTGTGTCTTGACATCTTTTATGTACTTGTCTACAACCGCAAAAGACAACGGAAACAAATATGTATGGCATAAAGTAGCTGTATTAGTTGGGTATGGGGGGCTTAAATTATGTATGCATTTAAAAGATGAAAAGATTAAGAAGTTGCAATATTATTGCATATATATTCAAGCATTATCTTATCATAGAAGTGATAATCGTACCAGTCATTTATCAACTATATGGTCTTCCCATGGCACATTGGCATTAATTGAGCTTTAGAAGATGGCTTACTCAGGAGTTGAGTGTACAACAAAATCAGTTGGTTGATAAACTTAATCCTATTACTCTAGCAAAGATCGTGACAATGTCAACTGGAGTTTGTTAATCTTCAGGGGCCTAGACAGTGAGACCCCACTCATTAGCATTGACAACTGCGTGATGATCATGTGAATCTGCCACATATATACATGGC
Coding sequences within:
- the LOC123444658 gene encoding calmodulin-3, which codes for MADQLSEEQIGEFKEAFSLFDKDGDGSITTKELGTVMRSLGQNPTEAELQDMINEVDADGNGTIDFPEFLNLMARKMKDTDSEEELKEAFRVFDKDQNGFISAAELRQVMTNLGEKLSEEEVEEMVREADVDGDGQINYDEFVKVMMAKRRDKRVEERRAPPARKSAAGASPSGAKSGNKCIIL
- the LOC123444659 gene encoding probable LRR receptor-like serine/threonine-protein kinase PAM74 — its product is MVISWSCSAITKVGWIFALLLIPVTMVQVRAQPLRGFVNIDCGWTNSSAYIDNALDILYRFDGESVEGGSSHEISEEFMADVENDQQKTLRSFPDGPRNCYTLPPIIGKKYLLRATFTYGNYDGLNKTRDKSLFLFGLHIGVNFWEAVNLTNWDPSSTIWKEVITFAPSNSVSVCLINFGSGTPFISVLELRLLEDMMYPFVNTSVSISYFKRFRFGNVTDHITRYPTDNYDRFWERWPETIYPWINLNTEKEVERLPGDNAFNVPSAIFQKASTLEANNTFMSFSVAAGRNLDTKSLQLLPIFHFADINGSRLSRRFDIYNDNELLFPDFSPLLFKVDSIHENGRFLQKTDAFFNLSETPSSSLPPLINALEVYSLVRMDNLTTDSNDVNYMKEVKKHYNLARITWNGDPCSPREYSWEGLTCDYSKSNQNPRIVTVNLSTSRLRGGFAISFMKMTSLENLDLSHNNLTGAIPDYQLKSLKFLDLSNNKLDGPIPDSILQRFQAGLLDLRLEGNPVCSNVKGAYCSKKRKNTTSTVLISVIVPVVLVSLLVVMCILWKLCWKGKSGDNEDYDMYEEETPLHIDIRRFTYTELKLITNDFQSTIGKGGFGTVYHGTLENGDEVAVKVLMETSIAESTDFLPEVQTLSKVHHKNLVTLQGYCQNRKCLALVYDFMPRGNLQQLLRGGGDYSVKWEQRLHIALDAAQGLEYLHELCTPSIVHRDVKTPNILLDKNLVGIISDFGLSRAFNDAHTHISTAAAGTLGCIDPEYHATFQLTVKTDVYSFGIVLLEIITGQPPVFMDPQTVHLPNWVRQNIAKGSIHDIVDKRLLDQYDASSLQSVVDLAMNCVENTAINRPTMTEVVSRLKVWLPAASATPRRTYSMDSEIPRQFKLMISGAGNEGSSFQSGYTNGMSQSSLFSGR